The DNA region gcaaggtggatacagaactggcttggtcatagaagacagagggtaggagtggaagggtgtgtttctgaatggagggctgtgacaagtggcattcctcagggatcagtgctgggacctttgctgttcggaatatatataaatgatttggaagaaaatgtaactggtttggttagtaagtttgcggatgacacaaagattggtggatttgcggatagcgatgaggaccatcagaggatacagcaggatatagataggttggaggcttgggcggagagatggcagatggagtttaatccggacaaatgtgaggtaatgcattttggaaggtctaatataaagatagaaaataaacagtaaatggcagaacccttaagagtattgataggcagagagatctgggtgtacaggcacacaaatcactgaaagtggcaatgcaggtggagaaggtagtcaagaaggcacacggcatgcttgccttcatcggctgggacattgagtttaaaaattggcaagtcatgttacagctttatagaaccttagttaggctgcacttggaatatagtgttcaattctggtcgccacactaccagaaggatgtggaggctgtggagagggtacagaaaagatttaccaggatgtcgcctggcatggagggcattggctatgagaagaggttggagaaacttggtttgtcctcactggaacgacggaggttgaggggtgacctgatagtagtctacaagattatgaggggcatggacagagtggatagtcagaagctttttcccaggatggaagagtcaattactagggggcacaggtttaaggtgcgaggggcaaggtttaaaggagatgtacgaggcaagttttttacacagagggtggtgggtgcctggaactcgctgccgggggaggtagtggaagcagatacagtcgtaacttttaaggggcgtcttgataaatacatgaattggatgggaatagagggatatggtccctggaagggtagagggttttagttaagtcgggcagcatggtcagtgcaggcttggagggccgaagggcctgttcctgtgctgtaattttctttgtcatttgttctttgcttcatcaataaccctccttccatcataaggtcagatgtggggatgtttgctgatgtctgcccaatgttcagcaccattcacgactcctcagatactgaagcagtccatatccaaatgcagcaaaacctggataatatccaggcttggactgacaagtggcaagtaacatttccgccacacaaatgccagccaatggccatttccaacaagcaaggatctaaccatcgcccctcgagtttcaatggcattaccattgctgaattccccattatcaacttcctggggagttaccattgaccagaaactgaaactGGACTAactatataaatactatggctcccAGAGAAggacaaaggctaggaatcctgcagcgaataactcacctcctgacccccttgGCCACCATCAACAAAGCCTGGCCACCATcaacaaagcacaagtcaagaatgtaatggaatactctccacttgcctgaatgagtgcaggttCAAGAACACTTGAGGAGCTTGACACCATGCAGGATAAAACAGCCTGCTAATTGCTACTCCTTCCACAAgctttcaatccctccatcactgaggaacagtggcagcagtgtctaccatctacaagatgcactgcaggaattcaccaagattccttaggcagcaccttcaaaacccatgaccactaccatctagaaagacaagaacagcaggtacctgggaacaccaccaaggttcccctccaagtcactcatcatcctggctTGAGAAtagattgctgttccttcactgtcacttagtcaaaatcctggaactcccaccctagtAGTACTGTGGAAGTTCTAGAAtgcagttcatcaccaccttcttgatGGCAACGAAGGAGGGGCAATGCCCaaatcctgtaaaatgaattttaaaaattaaaatgtgtAGGCTAAATTATAGAAAATGGGCAATTGGACTAGACACTAGTCCAGCATGAGTCAacacctttaggaaaggaaagaaCTTGGTAAATGTAACGCCCTTGTTATCCTGTCTCACAGAGCATAAGTTCTCAGGTTTGTTTTCTTCTTTATGTTACTTTAAAATAGTGGTCGAGAGACCACAATCTGGCTCTGAAACCCTGGGCTGGGAAGTAGTAATCCCATAACTATTTGAAGATGAACAGGAGAATTACCTGCTTCTAgctaacatttatccttcaatcagtgGATCCAAAAAAAAGATTAACCATGGGCATGTATCTTATTTTTGTACCTGAGACCATCCTATGTGCAAACTGGCTACCAGGTTTGCCTACAAACCAATAACAACAGCCCTTTAAAAGCTGCAGTTACTACCTTTCTTTGAAGTCAATATTCAAGAAGTTTTACATCAGAAAACCTCAGAAAATGATGGAACTGAAGGGGCAATGTCACCCCTTTCATTCACTGTAGACTTTCAACCATTTTGTTCTGAGCTAATATTTATTTCTATTCACCACCAGGATTAACTGACATGTTATTAACTTACAAATATTGCTGCATAACAGTAATATTTTAAAGTCAGATCGTAAAAGTatgaaacacagaaagaggccattcaactcaacAGGTCTACATCAGCTCTTTGTTAGAGCAATCCAAAATTAATTGCACTGTTTATTTATCTTAATCCTGCATCTTCTCCAACTTTCTATGCctataggatggcacagtggcacagtagtcggcagtgccacctcacagcgccaaggacctgggtttaattccagccttgggtgactgtgtggagcttgcacattctccccacgtttgcatgggtttcctccgggtgctccggtttcctcccacagtctaaagatgcgtaggttaggcaaattggccatgggaaaattgccccttagtgtcagaggggggggggggggggggggggcggcgggtggttagtagggtaaatatgcagggttgcggggatagggcctgggtgggactgtcggtgcagacttgatgggctaaatggcctccttctgcactgtttggattctatgattccattgttATGAAATTTGCCTTTAAAATAATAAATCAGTGGTACTCAAACGTAATGTCATGaagaaaaaagacttgcatttgtatagcacctttcataacaggacatcccaaagatgctttacagtcaatggtgCTGTTTAGAAgtgtagttgctgttgtaatgtaggaaatccaAAAGCTAATTGGCACACGGCAAGCCCACAAGCAGCAACGTGATAATGGCCAAACAATCTGTTGTTTGCAATATTGAtagagtgataaatattggccaggatgctggagataactcccctgcttttcttcgaaatagtgccgtgggatcttttggGTCCACCTGAGAGGTCAGGCGACACCTcgatcagtttaatatctcacccaaaAGACAGCAGTAGGCTGCATTTATTTGCGACACAACACTCAGGGGGAACATCCCTGAAAATGCACGGAGTGTCACGTCGTAGTGAATCAGTCTCTGACTGTTTAAATTGCGAGATGCTTTAAGTGCAGCTGGTGTCTTAGAACTCATTTTGTCATTTGCAACTAGACAGGCAGCCTGAATTAATTTATGAGCTGCAAATTGAAACCTGGTATTAGAGAGTAAATTAAAACAGAATCACGCTCGGGTTAAAACATTCCCTTCATTTGCCAGTCATGATTAAAATTCTCAGGAAATACTCCagggtatttttttttaattggattTTTTGCAAATGTTATTAATAagattttgaaaagcatcaaaatATATGGGCTTACTCCAGCTTGCATTATTTATTAAATTTTATTATTTTCTACAAATGAATGGATTTTTTAGTAGCTGGGCTCTTCTGGGAAGCCCCTGTTCACTCTTGGTAATTCTCGTATTTGCAACAAGGACCTTTCTTCACCCAAACTCTTCAGCGTTTTGAACTAAGcaatattatttttttttaatcatcACAAGACTCAAAAAACAgagcatgctggaaaatctcagcaggtctgacagcatcgtcTGAGCCCactgtcatccagactcaaaacattagctctccacagatgctgtcagacctcctgagatattccagcaattgctgtttttgttccaagttccaacatccacagtaatttgcttttaccttaaTGCCTCAGAAGACTTCTTCTAATAATTCAATAATTCATTAAATCATAATTTCCATTTTGTGTATCTCGATGCATTGAAAGTTCAACATATTTATTCCCATAATAAGaagtctggagtgggacttgatgcTTCTGCCGTTGACTGGAAAAGCATCAGGATCAGTTGTGCATGCACCTCCACCTGAGTGCAACAATTCTTGATGCATTTCCAATCAGCTGCAGGAATTAAAGTGAAGATAACATCTCGAACAGTGCAGCATTGCCTTGGTATGGAGTGCAAGTCTTCATTTTTgcactcaagtcctggagtggaagACTTGAATCCACAGTCTTCTGACTCCAAGGCAGGACTGCCACAACTGTCGCatacctgacacacacacacactctccatagaGAGTCCAAGGAAAGACTAGGGTTAGGACCCAGGTTACCAAATAACAAAAGAAAAATAGAGGAATATTGGAAACAAACCATGACAATTGTGTGTGGTAAAATGTAAGGGGTAGGCCAACTAAAGTTCATACACCAACATACCACACCCCATATCAGCTCCATAGAATCCACCCCTCTGGACAGCTATCTAAGCTAAAGATTAGGCGATCCCCTAGTTCCACTTCCATTCTTATAGACTCTATGACCAAGAATTGCTGCTAATGAACAACTACacaacactcactcaacacaaaaCATGTCTTTCCccctagtggttagcactgctgcctcacaacgccagggacctgggtttgattccaaccttgggtcactttctgtgcgaaACCTgtgctttctccccatgtctgcgtgggtttcctccgggtgctccggtttcctcccacagtccaaagatgcaggttaggtgaattggctgcgctaaattctccctcagtgtactggaacaggtgccagagtgtggtgatgaggggattttcacagtaacttcattgcagtgtgattgtaagcctacttgtgattaataaataaactttaaacttttttactCTCTTAACCAATGATGAAGCTTCACATTCAGAATAAGCACCTGTGAAGCATATCAATAGAGCATAATGTCCACTTTCTGTCCAGACCAAGAGATTACTGAGTAGTCTAGAGGCCTATATAAGAGATCCAACCACTTTATCAACCACCTAAGGCTTCTTCGCAGTAAAGACCAGGCAGATACAGTGGGGAAGATGGAAATACAGCAACATTTATTGTAGGCACCACTTCACGGTAGGTTACTGTGGAAGTGGAAacattcctgcttcttgactgtgatagaaagactcaacaaaatttgtTCCGACTAAATAACTAGTCTTTATTTacaaaagactgcatgcagtagtGGCAGTAACTTGAGTTTAGAGAGCAGTTGTTACAACTTGCTCATTCCTTCTCAAGTTCGACCTCACATAAAGAATCAGTTcattatttatacataatcattatcagtttgcgtgactagagcttattcaggaattcgatcagtaatagaatcataagcaatgtcataaatcatggcacaacctgctgacctcctagaactctttgtctcatcattcatgcccttattttgtcctttgaaagaacagaaaaaggtcggtgactccttcatcccggaccttatcttgtcttactcatacagccctaggttatgcggagtcagccttatcaGGTCTTACAGGGGTCAGGCATTTTGGAACAGCTTGGTCAGCTttccttatattgtaccaaatagttgaccaattttcccatcatgccattaCTTAATTCGTACAACTGCACATACTCTCTGCTCACCTGTTATTCTGAGGAACTGATGATGGCAAGTAACCATCTATTCTGAAATCTATAGATCCGTTTTATTGATATAGGTATGTAAATAGATTCACGAATGAATGAGTGCTGCCTCAATGTACTACTTCACTAATATacaatccagcattttctgatcaaaaattgacatttattttcatttgtttgTACACATTAGAGTAACTGTAATTCCAACTACATTTGTGATTTATTGATCACTATCATTCATAACAAGACATTAGAATTATTTATTaaaattagtttttaaaattataaatctTTAGACACAGACTGCAAAGCATCTCCTGCTCAGATAAATTAATCGTAATCATTAGCCAGATTTGGATGTCTCCCGCGTTCTGTTCAAATGGAACACATCCTACTGAATGCCCATTGCCCAGCTGGTGTCCCAACTGTCTCGCTAAATATCTGAAACTAGCTACACTAACAAAGCAGAAAATGcaccagaaacacacacacatatttgaCTACTTTGTGTGGGggtaataaaaatatattttggtgATTCTAGACAAAATAAGTCAAGGTAAGGATCAGGATGTTAAAATGATGGAAGCTGCCTGAGTTGTGACACTTCCATGTTAAAACAACCAATAGTCTGAAACCACAAAAGTGAGGTATTTGAGGATTGTTGCAACCCATAGAATTCAATCTTAACACAGTCCACTGCCTTCAGAAAAGAAGGGGTAAGGGGAAATCAGTGTGTATTTGAATGTAATCAGAGTCTCCAACTCCACTCATTAATCTGGGACATGCCACATGGATGTGGCAGTATTTCTTTATAGGTGGAAAAATAATAGAGCAACTAATGCACACACCTCAGCATTGTCTAACGGGTATGTATAAGAATTATTGGGAGCTGACTTGCTGCCATAACCCTAGTTGGCATGGGTGATATGGATAAACTGACCAATGGTGTGATACCGAAAAGTGGAAGCAAAAAGGGGAATTATTTTGGGAAATTGACAAATATTTCGGAATTAACACTGCTAACCTGAGGTAATCATTTGTTTTGTGCATTAggggcgatcttgagcccacATTCGCCATTTGTGCGAATACTGCCAGGGCTCCAAGATTCAGAAGTCATAGATCTCCCAGGCGACGTAATCAAGTTCATGCCCATAATCAATTGTAAATGTCAGTGCGGTGTCAATTGGCCGCTGCATATTGACACTGCGCTGATGTTTACAACAGATTCACACAGACATGAGCCTCCCCAGAGGCACAAAGGTAAGTATTGCCCCTGGCACAAATTGGCACCATGCCCGTGCCAAACTGACACTGCCAGCATGTACCAAGGGTAGGCCCcaatgggagcctcatggggacgGGGTGGCATGGAttcatttggatgtggttgcagctgGGAGTGGATGGAGGAGCTGGAGATACCATTAATGGCCTTTGGTGGGGGAGATGGGTGCCAGCTCAGACTGTGGCGGGGAGGGATGGCCGATGTTCGGCAGCAGGGAGAAGGGACCAATgatctgttggggggggggaattgagggatCCCCTGACACCTTCGTGGTGGGCTTGGTGGGAGGTTTATACAGGTTATGATCAGGGCACCTTTGAAAGATGGCatcctgatctcagtgcagccaggctttgccAGCATGTTTAGGCCCTGTACCCTGTGTGGCGGTGTGAAACACGCCCCCTTgaattttttttggcagagtgtcgtaagatctgaagagaaaaccGACCTGTTTCTCTGGAAACACGCTGGTTTTCTTcttggaaacaacactctgccattttttggtaagatttagcccTGAGTTATAGAGTTCCAAttattttccagtgaaaacaattgaaTACAACAGATGAGAACATTTCTAAAGCAGAATAATTGTACTGTATACTTTCTCTTTTGAAAGTATCCTGACAGCCTATCATCAGCCAAAAGCTTTTTATCTTTGCAGTGTCTGCAAGTCATGAGGAACTAATTCGAACCAAAGATTTAATTGAGCACATGAATGCCCGAGAAAAGACCCTCACTGATTAACAAATTAAGGAAATGCCAATATTTTCATTGTACCATTAAGCCATCAGGAATTTTCTGTGATAAGGGGGCAGTACTCCAATTCCtttaatagaatcattgaatccctacagtgcagaaggaggccattcagcccgtcgagtctgcaccgatcacaatcccacccaggccctattcccgtaaccccacatatttactctgctaatcccctgacaccagggtcaatttagggcctatcaacctaacctgcacatctttggactgtgggaggaaactggagcacccagaggaaacccatacagacatggggagaatgcaaactccacacagtgagtcgaggccagaattgaacctgggtccctggcgctgtgaggcagcagtgctaaccactgtgctaccaatggATATTCATACAATACTTTTAGATGAAATACTCAAAACATGCAATAAACTATTTTTAATCACAGTTTTTTAATCCATACATTTCCCTCAGTCTTTCCAAACGATCCTCTGTGTTCTTCCGCAGAAGGCCAAAATGTGTATTGTTGTCCATCCTTGATTGCTATTCTCTACCTGTCTCCCAAGTGAATGCATGAGAACAGATTGGAGTCAACTCATGGTGATTACTCCACTACTGTCTCCACACCCACAGCAGCAACTGGAGTGGGAAATGCCTTTCAGCCAAATGCACTTTATTGTGAGTCCAAAATCAATGGTTACCAGCTCAGGGGGCAATATACTGAGATATTTATTTCAGTTCCCATTTCAATCTTGCCTTTAGTGGTTTTACTTGTTAAATTGTAATCCTGAGACTCCTTTATCAAAagaacatttgacaataatacaaAACAGTACTTGTTATGGGAGGTGCCATATATTACATCCCACAATTAAAAAGATggttccaaattgttaatattaAACCAGGATTTGTTTTTGATAAGTTGTAATTATTAAGGTTGATGCTGGCAGTTGTCCTGTGCTTGCCAGTTATTTTAACTCTCTTTCCTGATGTTTCTTCTATGCCCATTCCGATCTCCAAGTATCGTCACTCTCCAGATTTCCATCTTGGCTGTTATTGAAATGATGTGGATGGATAGCACTTGGAGCCAGGTTGGGGTCAGGACTGAGTTTACTAGATTCATGCTGTTGTGCTGGTCGAATTGTTAGATTTTCATAAGCCGGACTTGTCAACAAACTTGTGGTGTTAGATTGAGTAAAGTTTGCCTTGTAAGTGGTAGTGATATTTTTCTCTGCCTGCAAgagcaacaacttatatttatatagcacctttaatgtcatgaaacttcacaggaacattataaaataaagcatgacactgagtcacatatgGCAGTATTAGGTCAGATAATCAAAAGCTTGgttagaggtaggttttaaggagtgtcttaaaaggaggaaagcaaaataGAAAGGCAGAGAGGTTATACAGAGGGTTTTCCAAAGCTTGGGGTCTAGATAATTGAAGGTATGGCCATcagtggtggagcgattaaaattggggatgcacaaaAGACTAGAATTAGGGAGGCACAGTTATCATGGAGGGTTATGAGGCTGCAGATTACAGAGAAAGCAAGGAGCAAGGCCATGGGGGATTTGAAATCATGGGTGAGAGTTTTGAAATAAGatattgcttgactgggagccaatgtcagTCAAGGGTGATAGGGGAACAAGACTTGTTACAGGTTAAGGCacaggcagcagagctttggatgagttCAAGATTATGGGTGACAGAATATTGGCGAacagccaggagtgtgttggaatagccGAGGCTAGAGGTAacgaaggcatggatgagggtttcagcagcagatgagctgagacaaggGCAAAGTCCAGTATTGTAACTGAGGTGGAGATAGGCGGTCATAGAAAAGGCACGAGTATGAGGTCGAAAGCTTACTTCTATTTGCTTGAAGACAAATGTCTGAGCTATACTGATGCCACAAACATTACATTTTTGCTATAATATGACCACTACCAAGCATCTCTTTGGCCTTTCTGAGATTGAgaacagtaataagtctcacaacaccagggtaaagtccaacaagtttatttggtatcacgagctttcggagcgctgctctttcatcaggtaatgaaggagcagcgctccgaaagctcgtgaaaacaaataaacttgttggactttaacctggtgttgcgagacttcttactgtgcccaccccagtccaacaccggcatctccacatcatgagattgAGAATGCTAAGTAACACTAACAAATAACACTAACAATTACCTCAAGACTGCCGTTGCTGCAATTCCCGCAGACATCCTTGCTATATGTAGCCCGGATTGCTGCTTCAGTGTACCGAAAATGGAGGTAGCTATATGGTAATACGATGTGAAAGGTTAATTTACCACATCtaggggaaaaggaaaatcaCAAAAATGGGATTAAATACCTTGAAGTGACATGTGAGTTTCATTGTAAACCCCAGCCCAATTCCTTGAAAATCATACCTTGCAGATGCCGTTAGAAGATAAACCGTTGAACAACTGCTCAATTTTGAAGATTGATAGCTAGTATCACAGTGGATAAAAAATATCATATTGTGCAGCATTGAACCACACAGGCTAGAAGGACTCCTAGTTTTGCCTGTAGCCTATTTAGTTCTCAGTTGGAGATGGCTATAATTTGACTCAGTCAGGTGACCCAGGAATATAGAAAGGCAAATTTCTGAAGCATCAACCAGGACTCTTCCTGATGTTTGTTGTTTGGTGATTCCTGTTAGAAAGCACATCTGTGTATGCACATAAGGACTGGATCAGGCTTGCCTATAATGGCAAAAGTGTTCACACATGGATGCTTGAGCAAACTATAACCAATGACTATTGCCACCATCTAATCATAATGTCATATTTCAACACAAGCACCTTCTTGATAAAAGGGCAAAAATTGGCAGGGAATAACTTTTACTTATTTTGTAAAATATTTCAATAGTAAAAGCAGCAAGGTTCTGCTACTTTGTTAGCACAAAACAGGGTGCTAGAATAAATCATTCCTTATTCCTACTTTCCCAGTGATGCTAACTACTGTTGTGCACAAATAACCGAAGGAGGAAGAATCTGTTCAATAGCAATAAATGGTCTACTCAGTGTTACCATTTAAAGTAACCAACCTGTCATAAATGAGGAAGTCGTCCTTGTTACCCTGCAGAATGCTCCAGATATCATGTTGAAACGGTGACTGTTGGTAGACAGGGATATTCTTAGGAACATGCCGTTGGAGCTCCCAGAACATGGCCCTTGATTGGGGTGTTTTCTCATTCACTATCATATAGCGTACATCCTTCAGGTCCTGATGATCAAGCTTGTCTCGCAAGCTGCCTAATCTACCAATGCAATAAAAGTGACGACTGTGAACAGCATTACTTAGACGGTATTTCTGCAGATCTGAATATGCAAACAGGACATTTcagattggatatgatttcattAAAAACCATGGAGATAACTTATAAACTGATGGTGTCATTGAAACATTGGATTGGTTCACACCAACATTGCCAACACTTGTACCAAACCAAAATAccatggatgttggaaatctgaaataaaaatggaaatattcagcaggccagGCTGCATCTGTTTCAGGtctctgacctttcatcagaacagggTCAAGTTAGAAAGGTTACAGGAATTAACAAGTCAaaatggtggggggaggatgggaaaaagaacaaaagggtgggtggaagacaggagaaattaaatgACAAATGAGTTGATG from Mustelus asterias chromosome 8, sMusAst1.hap1.1, whole genome shotgun sequence includes:
- the LOC144497954 gene encoding selenoprotein Pb-like; this translates as MMGLEMPLLSIVLGLTITVAAAAGSESRICKVAPHWEIANQSPMEEQIGHVVVVALLKASCRFCLTQATKLGSLRDKLDHQDLKDVRYMIVNEKTPQSRAMFWELQRHVPKNIPVYQQSPFQHDIWSILQGNKDDFLIYDRCGKLTFHIVLPYSYLHFRYTEAAIRATYSKDVCGNCSNGSLEAEKNITTTYKANFTQSNTTSLLTSPAYENLTIRPAQQHESSKLSPDPNLAPSAIHPHHFNNSQDGNLESDDTWRSEWA